Proteins from a genomic interval of Pseudomonas paeninsulae:
- a CDS encoding carboxy terminal-processing peptidase, giving the protein MKRSLLSTLLALSLGLSALPLSAKTTSADPWEYLQPNREQVIASLNVVELLNRHHYNKPPLNDERSVKIYQGYLKMLDPSRSYFTAGDIAEFDQWRNQFDDLLKSGNLEPGFLIYKRQLERLQSRLQFALNILEQGVDKIDFSTDESLLIDREKAPWAKNLVELDELWRKRVKDEVLRLKIAGKEPKAIQELLIKRYKSQQTRLRQTRGEDIFQAYVNAFAMSYDPHTSYLSPDNAENFDINMSLSLEGIGAVLQSDNEHVKVVRLVPAGPADKSKQIAPADKIIGVAQGSDEIVDVIGWRLDEVVKLIRGPKGSQVRLEVIPASNAPNDETSKVVNITREAVKLEEQAAKKSVLRLTHEGRDYKLGIIEVPAFYLDFKAFRAGDPNYTSTTRDVKRLITELEQEKVDGVVIDLRNNGGGSLQEATELTGLFIDQGPTVLVRNSDGRVDVLADENTGIFYKGPLAVLVNRLSASASEIFAGAMQDYHRALILGGQTFGKGTVQTIQPLNHGELKLTLAKFYRVSGQSTQHQGVIPDIQYPDVMNTKEIGESALPEALPWDSIKAAMTPKSDPIMPFLKELQTRYDSRTAKNPDFTFTRERLALAQKLMDETSVSLNEGKRRAQQTDIEAQQLVIENNRRKAKGETLLSELKKEDEDATPVEPEKTKPEDDAFLAESGHILLDYLGLSSRVAKQ; this is encoded by the coding sequence ATGAAGCGATCACTGCTTAGCACCCTCCTTGCCCTTAGCCTTGGCTTAAGTGCCTTGCCGCTGTCGGCGAAAACCACCAGTGCCGATCCGTGGGAATACTTGCAGCCAAACCGCGAGCAGGTCATCGCCAGCCTCAATGTTGTAGAGCTGCTCAACCGGCACCACTACAACAAGCCACCACTCAACGATGAGCGCTCGGTGAAGATCTATCAGGGTTACCTGAAGATGCTCGACCCCTCGCGCAGTTACTTCACCGCGGGTGATATCGCCGAGTTCGACCAGTGGCGCAACCAGTTCGACGACCTGCTGAAAAGCGGAAATCTGGAACCGGGATTTCTAATCTACAAGCGCCAACTGGAGCGCCTGCAAAGTCGTTTGCAATTCGCCCTGAACATACTCGAACAAGGTGTCGACAAGATTGACTTCAGCACCGATGAAAGCCTGCTGATCGACCGCGAAAAAGCTCCTTGGGCCAAGAATTTAGTCGAGTTGGACGAGCTATGGCGCAAACGCGTCAAAGACGAAGTGCTGCGCCTGAAAATCGCCGGCAAGGAACCCAAGGCAATTCAGGAACTGCTGATCAAACGCTACAAAAGTCAACAGACACGCCTGCGCCAGACTCGCGGCGAGGATATATTCCAGGCCTACGTCAATGCCTTTGCCATGTCCTACGACCCGCATACTTCCTATCTCTCCCCAGACAATGCGGAGAACTTCGACATCAATATGAGCCTGTCGCTGGAAGGCATTGGCGCGGTACTGCAAAGCGACAACGAGCATGTCAAGGTTGTGCGCCTGGTGCCCGCAGGACCGGCCGACAAGAGCAAGCAGATTGCCCCGGCAGACAAGATCATCGGTGTTGCCCAGGGCAGCGACGAAATTGTCGACGTGATCGGCTGGCGCCTGGACGAAGTGGTCAAGCTGATCCGCGGACCGAAAGGCTCGCAGGTGCGCCTGGAAGTGATTCCGGCGAGCAACGCACCTAATGACGAGACCAGCAAGGTAGTCAACATCACCCGTGAAGCAGTCAAGCTGGAAGAGCAAGCCGCGAAGAAATCCGTGCTGCGGCTCACTCACGAAGGGCGCGACTACAAACTGGGCATCATTGAAGTTCCCGCGTTCTACCTCGACTTCAAGGCCTTCCGTGCCGGTGACCCGAACTACACGAGCACTACCCGTGACGTCAAACGCCTGATCACCGAACTGGAGCAGGAAAAGGTCGACGGCGTGGTCATCGACTTGCGCAACAACGGTGGCGGCTCACTGCAAGAAGCGACCGAACTGACCGGGCTGTTTATCGACCAGGGACCAACCGTACTGGTGCGCAACAGCGACGGCCGGGTCGATGTGCTGGCTGATGAAAATACCGGCATCTTCTACAAAGGCCCGCTGGCCGTACTGGTCAATCGCCTGTCAGCCTCGGCTTCGGAGATTTTCGCCGGCGCTATGCAGGACTATCACCGCGCCCTGATCCTCGGCGGCCAGACCTTCGGTAAAGGCACGGTACAGACCATTCAGCCGCTCAACCACGGCGAGCTCAAGCTGACCCTAGCCAAGTTCTACCGCGTTTCCGGGCAAAGCACCCAGCATCAGGGGGTGATCCCGGACATCCAGTACCCCGACGTGATGAACACTAAGGAAATCGGTGAAAGTGCCCTGCCCGAGGCATTGCCGTGGGACAGCATCAAAGCAGCGATGACCCCAAAATCCGATCCGATCATGCCCTTCCTGAAGGAACTGCAGACTCGCTACGATAGCCGCACGGCAAAGAATCCCGACTTCACCTTCACCCGCGAACGCCTTGCTCTGGCGCAAAAGCTCATGGATGAAACCAGCGTTAGCCTCAACGAAGGCAAACGCCGCGCACAACAGACTGATATAGAAGCGCAGCAACTGGTGATCGAAAACAACCGTCGTAAAGCCAAGGGTGAAACCCTGCTCAGTGAGTTGAAGAAAGAAGACGAAGACGCTACTCCGGTCGAACCTGAAAAAACCAAACCGGAAGATGACGCCTTCCTTGCCGAAAGCGGGCATATCTTGCTCGACTACCTGGGGTTGAGTTCGAGGGTGGCCAAACAGTAA
- a CDS encoding NAD(P)H-quinone oxidoreductase has protein sequence MKALQGVEGRVEWAEQPTPACDVGQIRIRVAAAGLNRADLLQCAGLYPPPPGASDILGLECAGVVSEVGAGSDWKVGDRVCALLSGGGMAEDVVIDARHALPVPEGVSLHEAAALPEVYATAWLNLFQLACLKPGEKVLLHAGASGVGSAAIQLCRAFGSPCWVSVGSAERLAYCEALGAQAGVLRGDDNLQALRDFAPFDVILDPVGGNYAALNLELLALDGRWVNIGLMGGRKAELDLGLLLGKRIQLIGSTLRSRDDQFKADLLRDLQQQVWPLFAEGRLKPQLERSFPIADAQAAFAELASNRVNGKLVLVIDPTLA, from the coding sequence GTGAAGGCATTGCAAGGCGTTGAAGGGCGCGTGGAATGGGCGGAGCAGCCCACCCCGGCCTGTGATGTGGGGCAGATCCGTATTCGAGTGGCAGCCGCCGGACTGAACAGGGCCGACCTGTTGCAGTGCGCCGGTCTGTATCCGCCGCCGCCGGGTGCCAGCGATATATTGGGCCTGGAATGCGCCGGTGTAGTCAGCGAGGTTGGGGCTGGCAGTGACTGGAAGGTTGGCGATCGGGTGTGCGCGCTGCTCTCCGGCGGCGGCATGGCTGAGGACGTGGTGATCGATGCACGGCACGCCTTGCCAGTGCCCGAAGGCGTCTCACTGCACGAGGCGGCTGCCTTGCCAGAGGTGTATGCCACGGCCTGGCTCAACCTGTTCCAGTTGGCTTGCTTGAAACCGGGCGAAAAGGTCCTGTTGCATGCGGGGGCCAGTGGTGTGGGGTCGGCGGCGATCCAGTTGTGCAGGGCATTTGGCAGTCCGTGCTGGGTCAGCGTCGGTTCTGCCGAGCGCCTGGCCTATTGCGAAGCCTTGGGTGCCCAGGCGGGCGTGTTGCGTGGCGATGACAACCTGCAGGCCTTACGCGATTTCGCCCCCTTCGATGTGATCCTCGATCCGGTTGGCGGCAACTACGCCGCGCTCAACCTGGAGTTGCTGGCGCTCGATGGTCGCTGGGTGAATATCGGTCTGATGGGCGGGCGCAAGGCCGAACTGGATCTGGGGTTGCTGCTGGGTAAGCGCATTCAATTGATCGGTTCGACCCTGCGCAGTCGCGATGATCAGTTCAAGGCCGATCTGCTGCGCGATCTGCAACAGCAGGTGTGGCCGCTGTTTGCCGAAGGCCGGCTCAAGCCGCAACTGGAACGCAGTTTCCCGATCGCGGACGCGCAAGCGGCCTTTGCCGAACTGGCGAGTAATCGGGTTAACGGCAAACTGGTGTTGGTGATAGACCCGACCCTGGCGTGA
- the ahpC gene encoding alkyl hydroperoxide reductase subunit C, with protein MSLINTQVQPFKANAFHNGKFIEVTEQSLKGQWSVLIFMPAAFTFNCPTEIEDAANNYAAFRDAGTEIYIVTTDTHFSHKVWHETSPAVSKAQFPLIGDPTHALTNAFGVHIAEEGLALRGTFLINPEGVIKTVEIHSNEIARDVSETLRKLKAAQYTAAHPGEVCPAKWKEGEATLAPSLDLVGKI; from the coding sequence ATGTCCCTCATTAACACTCAGGTTCAACCTTTCAAGGCCAACGCTTTCCACAACGGCAAGTTCATCGAAGTCACCGAGCAGTCCCTGAAGGGTCAGTGGTCTGTTCTGATCTTTATGCCGGCAGCCTTCACCTTTAACTGCCCGACTGAGATCGAAGACGCTGCCAATAACTACGCCGCGTTCCGTGATGCCGGTACCGAAATTTACATCGTCACCACCGACACCCATTTCTCGCACAAAGTCTGGCACGAAACTTCCCCGGCTGTGAGCAAGGCTCAGTTCCCGCTGATCGGCGACCCGACCCATGCCCTGACCAACGCTTTCGGCGTACACATTGCTGAAGAAGGCCTGGCGCTGCGTGGCACCTTCCTGATCAACCCGGAAGGCGTGATCAAGACCGTGGAAATTCACTCCAACGAAATCGCTCGCGACGTATCCGAAACCCTGCGCAAGCTGAAGGCCGCCCAGTACACCGCCGCTCACCCGGGCGAAGTCTGCCCGGCCAAATGGAAGGAAGGCGAGGCCACTCTGGCTCCGTCCCTGGACCTGGTCGGTAAAATTTAA
- the ahpF gene encoding alkyl hydroperoxide reductase subunit F — MLDANLKAQLKAYLEKVTQPFEIVASLDDSDKSRELLGLLQDIVSLTDKITLKTDGSDSRTPSFSLNRPAANISLRFAGIPMGHEFTSLVLALLQVGGHPSKTAADVIEQIKGIEGQFNFETYYSLSCQNCPDVVQALNLMAVLNPNIRHVAIDGALFQAEVEARQIMSVPSLYLNGEPFGQGRMGVEEIIAKIDTNAGARDADKLNAKAAFDVLVVGGGPAGAAAAIYAARKGIRTGVAAERFGGQVLDTMAIENFISVQETEGPKLARALEEHVKQYEVDIMNLQRASAIIPARQAGGLHEVRFDSGASLKAKTLILATGARWREMNVPGEQAYRGKGVAYCPHCDGPLFKGKRVAVIGGGNSGVEAAIDLAGIVAHVTLIEFDSQLRADAVLQNKLNSLPNVTIIKSALTSEVLGDGQKVKALVYKDRNTDELHNVELDGIFVQIGLLPNSDWLKGVIELSPRGEIIVDARGGTNVPGIFAAGDVTTVPYKQIVIAVGEGAKASLSAFDHLIRSD, encoded by the coding sequence ATGTTGGACGCCAATCTGAAAGCCCAGTTGAAGGCCTACCTCGAGAAGGTTACCCAGCCGTTCGAGATCGTCGCGTCCCTCGATGACAGCGACAAATCCCGCGAACTGCTCGGCCTGCTGCAAGACATTGTCAGCCTGACCGACAAAATCACCCTCAAGACCGATGGCAGCGACAGTCGCACGCCGTCGTTCTCGCTCAATCGCCCCGCGGCGAATATCAGCCTGCGTTTTGCCGGTATTCCCATGGGCCACGAATTCACTTCGCTGGTGCTCGCGTTGCTGCAGGTCGGTGGCCATCCATCCAAGACCGCGGCGGATGTGATCGAACAGATCAAGGGCATCGAAGGCCAATTCAATTTCGAAACCTACTATTCGCTGTCCTGCCAAAATTGCCCGGACGTGGTCCAGGCGCTGAACCTGATGGCCGTACTCAACCCCAATATCCGCCACGTCGCCATTGATGGCGCGCTGTTCCAGGCAGAAGTCGAGGCGCGGCAGATCATGTCGGTACCGAGCCTGTACCTGAACGGCGAGCCGTTTGGCCAAGGGCGTATGGGGGTAGAGGAAATCATCGCCAAGATCGACACCAATGCCGGTGCCCGCGATGCCGACAAGCTCAACGCCAAGGCGGCCTTCGACGTGCTGGTGGTCGGTGGTGGTCCGGCTGGCGCTGCTGCGGCTATCTATGCCGCGCGCAAAGGCATTCGTACCGGGGTGGCGGCCGAGCGTTTCGGCGGCCAGGTGCTGGATACCATGGCCATCGAGAATTTCATCTCGGTGCAGGAAACCGAAGGGCCGAAGCTGGCCCGCGCCCTGGAAGAACACGTCAAGCAGTACGAAGTCGACATCATGAACCTGCAGCGCGCCAGCGCCATCATTCCGGCCAGGCAGGCTGGCGGCCTGCATGAAGTCAGGTTCGATAGCGGCGCGTCGCTGAAAGCCAAGACCCTGATTTTGGCCACTGGCGCGCGCTGGAGGGAGATGAACGTGCCCGGCGAACAGGCCTACCGTGGCAAGGGTGTGGCCTACTGCCCGCATTGCGATGGGCCGTTGTTCAAGGGCAAGCGGGTGGCGGTGATCGGTGGTGGCAACTCCGGCGTGGAAGCCGCCATCGACCTGGCCGGCATCGTCGCCCATGTCACCCTGATCGAGTTCGACAGCCAGTTGCGTGCCGATGCGGTATTGCAGAACAAACTCAACAGTCTGCCGAACGTGACCATTATCAAGAGCGCGCTGACCAGCGAAGTGCTGGGCGATGGGCAGAAGGTCAAGGCGCTGGTCTACAAGGACCGCAACACTGACGAACTGCACAACGTCGAATTGGACGGGATCTTCGTGCAGATCGGTCTGCTGCCCAATAGCGACTGGCTCAAAGGCGTGATCGAGTTGTCACCACGCGGTGAGATCATCGTCGATGCCAGGGGCGGCACCAACGTGCCCGGTATCTTCGCCGCTGGCGATGTGACCACTGTGCCTTACAAGCAGATCGTCATCGCCGTGGGCGAGGGCGCCAAGGCTTCGCTCAGCGCCTTCGATCACCTGATCCGTTCGGACTGA
- a CDS encoding DUF6685 family protein yields MSLFDQPASLSSRLAALIQRLGWSGRAPRLILERASRLNLPFKAMPATRDSICWLEGPPLQRLVELPRDALSGPVQEDKAQAHAVLIQIVEVQQQQLESFDLRLIDGLSNCDPEQAHFTCFEEYAASEACRQVRIISYKDFVKTISQALPRFLAGECISLRQASWHGERIFWAGEQHSEALACAVAYARRRQLEITLPAELCRYRLSSGGLAELQQRYHVLAMPGAAWSDPAFMSLLLDTGLPYARLALLRNPGAPEFLLLPKHSAEATALGEGLRLAGAPDVVHYLQGLAAHKPETAPNQGKTSLP; encoded by the coding sequence ATGAGCCTGTTCGATCAACCCGCCTCCCTCAGCTCACGCCTTGCCGCCCTGATCCAGCGCCTGGGCTGGAGCGGCCGTGCGCCGCGCTTGATACTGGAGCGCGCCAGCCGCCTGAATCTGCCCTTCAAAGCCATGCCCGCGACCCGCGACAGCATCTGCTGGCTCGAAGGGCCGCCACTGCAACGCCTGGTCGAACTGCCGCGCGACGCCCTGTCCGGCCCGGTGCAGGAAGACAAAGCCCAAGCCCATGCGGTACTGATTCAAATCGTCGAAGTGCAACAGCAGCAACTGGAGTCGTTCGACCTGCGCCTGATCGACGGACTGAGCAACTGCGATCCCGAGCAGGCCCACTTCACCTGCTTCGAGGAATACGCCGCCAGCGAAGCCTGCCGCCAGGTGCGCATCATCAGCTACAAAGACTTTGTCAAAACCATCAGCCAGGCCCTGCCCCGCTTCCTCGCAGGCGAATGCATCAGCCTGCGCCAGGCCAGCTGGCACGGCGAGCGGATATTCTGGGCCGGCGAGCAACATAGCGAAGCATTGGCCTGCGCCGTCGCCTATGCACGCCGCCGCCAACTGGAAATCACCCTGCCTGCCGAACTGTGCAGATACCGCTTGAGCAGTGGCGGCCTGGCGGAACTGCAACAGCGCTATCACGTCCTGGCCATGCCTGGTGCTGCCTGGAGCGACCCGGCATTCATGAGCCTGCTGCTGGACACCGGCCTGCCGTATGCCCGCCTGGCCCTGCTGCGTAACCCGGGTGCGCCGGAGTTCCTCCTGCTACCCAAGCATTCCGCCGAGGCCACCGCCCTGGGTGAAGGCCTGCGCCTGGCCGGCGCACCCGATGTGGTCCACTACCTGCAAGGGCTTGCAGCGCACAAACCTGAGACAGCGCCGAACCAAGGCAAAACATCGTTGCCCTGA
- a CDS encoding DUF2835 family protein yields the protein MASLLLDLALSAERMRAVYQGRANRILVQSRDGRRVSVPAHHFRPFLTHEGVYGCFELEFNSTGQLLSLRRLG from the coding sequence ATGGCCAGTCTGCTGCTGGATCTCGCGTTATCTGCCGAGCGCATGCGTGCGGTCTATCAAGGACGGGCCAATCGCATCCTGGTGCAGAGTCGTGATGGTAGGCGGGTCAGTGTGCCGGCCCATCACTTCAGGCCGTTTTTGACGCATGAAGGTGTATACGGTTGTTTCGAGCTGGAGTTCAACTCGACCGGCCAGTTACTCAGCCTGCGCCGCCTGGGCTGA
- a CDS encoding quinone-dependent dihydroorotate dehydrogenase produces the protein MYTLARQLLFKLSPETSHELTIDLLGAGGRLGLNGLLCKAPASLPVKVMGLEFANPVGLAAGLDKNGAAIDGFAQLGFGSVEIGTVTPRPQPGNPKPRLFRLPEAEAIINRMGFNNLGVDHLLGRVQAAKYKGVLGINIGKNFDTPVERAVDDYLLCLDKVYAHASYVTVNVSSPNTPGLRSLQFGDSLKQLLEALRLRQEDLTRQHGKRVPLAIKIAPDMSDEETVEVARALVEAGMDAVIATNTTLGREGVQGLEFGDEAGGLSGAPVRDKSTHIVKVLAAELAGRLPIIAVGGITEGKHAGEKIAAGASLVQIYSGFIYKGPALIREAVDAIAGLPRKV, from the coding sequence ATGTATACCCTGGCCCGCCAGCTACTGTTCAAACTCTCTCCGGAAACCTCCCACGAGCTAACCATCGATCTGCTCGGTGCTGGCGGACGTTTGGGGCTCAATGGCCTGCTGTGCAAGGCGCCGGCGAGTTTGCCAGTCAAGGTGATGGGCTTGGAGTTTGCCAATCCGGTCGGCTTGGCGGCCGGTCTGGACAAGAATGGCGCTGCCATCGACGGTTTTGCCCAGCTGGGTTTCGGCTCCGTCGAGATTGGCACCGTGACACCACGTCCGCAGCCGGGCAATCCCAAACCGCGGCTGTTCCGCCTGCCAGAGGCCGAGGCCATCATCAATCGCATGGGCTTCAACAACCTCGGGGTCGACCATCTGCTGGGCAGGGTGCAGGCGGCCAAGTACAAAGGTGTGCTGGGCATCAATATCGGCAAGAATTTCGATACCCCGGTCGAGCGAGCGGTGGACGATTACCTGCTGTGCCTGGACAAGGTCTATGCCCACGCCAGTTATGTGACGGTCAACGTCAGCTCGCCGAATACCCCGGGCCTGCGCAGCCTGCAGTTCGGTGATTCGCTCAAGCAGCTGCTAGAAGCCCTGCGCCTGCGTCAGGAAGACCTGACCCGGCAGCATGGCAAACGCGTACCGCTGGCCATCAAGATTGCCCCGGACATGAGCGACGAAGAGACCGTCGAGGTGGCCAGGGCGCTGGTCGAGGCCGGTATGGATGCGGTGATTGCCACCAATACCACCCTGGGCCGTGAAGGCGTTCAAGGCCTGGAGTTTGGCGACGAGGCCGGCGGTTTGTCGGGGGCGCCGGTGCGCGACAAGAGCACGCATATCGTCAAGGTTCTGGCTGCCGAACTGGCGGGGCGTTTGCCGATCATTGCCGTAGGCGGCATCACCGAAGGCAAGCATGCCGGCGAGAAAATCGCCGCCGGGGCGAGCCTGGTACAGATTTATTCCGGGTTCATTTACAAGGGACCGGCGCTGATCCGCGAGGCGGTGGATGCGATTGCCGGCTTACCGCGCAAGGTTTGA
- the rmf gene encoding ribosome modulation factor has protein sequence MRRLKRDPLEKAFLRGYQYGIHGKSREMCPFTLPSVRQAWLNGWREGRGDNWDGLTGTAGIHRLNELHAVG, from the coding sequence ATGAGAAGACTTAAGCGTGATCCGTTAGAAAAAGCTTTTTTGCGCGGCTACCAATACGGCATCCATGGCAAATCCCGAGAAATGTGTCCTTTTACTCTTCCTTCCGTTCGTCAAGCCTGGTTAAACGGCTGGCGCGAAGGTCGCGGTGATAACTGGGACGGACTGACCGGCACCGCCGGTATCCATCGACTCAACGAACTTCACGCTGTCGGCTAA